From Caldicellulosiruptor hydrothermalis 108, a single genomic window includes:
- the asrC gene encoding sulfite reductase subunit C, producing the protein MGYDIDVEKLRRNCYRQSKVRGEFMLQMRVPGGVVSAKYFPMFKYIAETWGNGEIHLGMRQTISIPGIKYENIAAVNRYIRSYIEDIEVKLCGVEMEVNDNGYPTIGARNIMACIGNRHCIYANIDTTDLARKIEKIIFPSDYHIKLSISGCPNDCGKAHFNDFGIIGITKTEYDYERCIGCKKCVEACARHATGVLSVEKGKIVKDNCCCVGCGECVLVCPTGAWTRNPKKFYRVLIGGRTGKQTPRMGKIFLNWVTEDVVLGVLKNWEAFSAYVLNNKPQYLHGGHLIDRVGYEKFKEMILKDVQLNPEAMVAQRVLWTETEYRSNFNLKPVNQR; encoded by the coding sequence ATGGGTTACGATATTGATGTAGAAAAACTTCGTAGAAACTGCTATCGTCAGTCAAAAGTACGAGGCGAATTTATGCTTCAAATGCGTGTTCCTGGTGGTGTAGTAAGTGCTAAATATTTTCCAATGTTTAAATATATAGCAGAAACGTGGGGAAATGGTGAAATTCACTTAGGAATGAGGCAGACAATTTCAATTCCTGGTATTAAATATGAAAATATAGCGGCAGTTAACAGATATATAAGGTCTTATATTGAGGATATAGAAGTAAAGTTGTGCGGAGTTGAGATGGAAGTTAATGACAATGGATATCCGACCATAGGTGCTCGTAATATAATGGCTTGCATAGGCAATCGTCATTGCATATATGCTAACATTGACACAACAGATCTGGCCAGGAAGATAGAAAAGATTATATTCCCCAGCGATTATCACATAAAGTTAAGTATATCAGGATGCCCTAACGACTGTGGCAAAGCTCACTTTAATGATTTCGGTATAATTGGTATCACAAAAACAGAATACGATTATGAGCGTTGTATAGGGTGTAAAAAATGTGTGGAAGCATGTGCACGCCATGCAACAGGGGTTTTATCTGTTGAGAAAGGTAAAATTGTCAAAGACAATTGCTGTTGCGTCGGTTGTGGCGAATGTGTACTTGTGTGCCCGACCGGGGCTTGGACCAGGAACCCTAAAAAATTCTACAGGGTATTGATCGGCGGCAGAACAGGAAAGCAAACACCTCGTATGGGAAAAATCTTTTTAAACTGGGTTACAGAAGATGTGGTTTTGGGGGTACTTAAAAACTGGGAGGCATTTTCTGCTTATGTTTTGAATAATAAGCCTCAATATCTCCACGGCGGACACCTTATTGATAGAGTGGGATATGAGAAATTTAAAGAAATGATATTAAAAGATGTCCAACTAAACCCAGAAGCTATGGTAGCTCAAAGAGTTTTGTGGACAGAAACCGAATATAGATCTAACTTTAACTTAAAACCTGTAAACCAGCGTTAA
- a CDS encoding TatD family hydrolase → MKEFVDSHVHVSLLPFEGWENMALAGVKKVISCSLFFGAKHAETLFDHFHQMLTLSMSIAAKNGIKLYVTIGIHPMGIPDDWTRVIDALPDYLKMSGVIGLGEIGLHEGNKREQEVLHEQLKIAKEYGAAVILHTPPENRVEITNKTIEIAAKVGIEPRKVIIDHANLDIIDLIEDFGAVPGLTIRQDGLTPQLLLNYLERFQRGVLNSDYSNLRPNDPLSVPRTVRYLELNQAYSELIGRISRYNAEEVFGI, encoded by the coding sequence ATGAAAGAATTTGTAGATTCTCATGTACATGTTTCATTGCTTCCATTTGAGGGATGGGAAAATATGGCCCTGGCAGGAGTAAAGAAAGTTATTAGCTGCTCACTATTTTTTGGAGCAAAACATGCCGAAACACTCTTTGATCATTTCCATCAGATGTTAACTCTTTCTATGAGTATTGCTGCCAAAAATGGTATTAAGCTTTACGTTACCATTGGAATTCATCCCATGGGAATACCGGATGATTGGACCAGAGTGATCGACGCTCTTCCAGACTACCTTAAAATGAGTGGTGTAATTGGTCTTGGTGAGATTGGGCTACATGAGGGAAACAAGCGGGAGCAGGAGGTCCTCCATGAGCAATTGAAGATTGCCAAGGAATATGGGGCTGCAGTAATCCTTCATACTCCTCCAGAGAACAGGGTCGAAATTACCAATAAAACAATTGAAATTGCTGCTAAGGTAGGAATAGAACCCCGAAAAGTGATAATAGACCATGCTAATTTAGATATTATTGACTTAATCGAAGACTTTGGTGCTGTGCCCGGTCTTACAATTCGCCAGGATGGTCTTACTCCTCAACTGTTGCTGAATTATCTGGAACGTTTCCAACGAGGTGTACTAAATAGCGATTACAGCAATTTAAGACCTAATGATCCTCTCAGCGTGCCCAGGACAGTACGATACTTAGAATTAAACCAAGCTTATTCAGAACTCATTGGTCGAATTTCACGATACAATGCTGAGGAAGTTTTTGGTATTTGA
- a CDS encoding NAD(P)-dependent oxidoreductase, with amino-acid sequence MLKPDKEDILEIDSGFENLMHIGLVANNIKVGVIGAGKASLIKTKTFLGAGCKVEVLSTRFDIGFRELKSGYLKLKRGKFRKSFLKDKHIVVIGVSNRKLEKRIIWHCKRLNKLYLVCSDYKLGNLRLGAQKRTDEFVFSLSINRGNPKLSKYLTQKVLNFLQSFAMFCKWATDLREKLKHHPQKDQILEFVCSDDFYYFFKKGYANKIIELFYEDVLNFEVTR; translated from the coding sequence TTGCTCAAACCTGATAAAGAGGATATTCTTGAAATAGATTCAGGCTTTGAAAATCTTATGCATATTGGACTTGTAGCAAATAACATTAAGGTGGGGGTTATAGGAGCAGGAAAAGCTTCTTTGATAAAAACCAAAACCTTTTTAGGAGCTGGTTGCAAGGTTGAAGTTTTATCGACAAGGTTTGATATAGGCTTCAGAGAGTTGAAAAGTGGATATCTAAAACTCAAAAGAGGGAAATTTCGCAAAAGTTTTTTAAAGGATAAGCACATAGTTGTAATTGGGGTGTCAAACAGAAAGCTTGAAAAAAGAATTATCTGGCACTGCAAAAGACTAAATAAACTATATCTGGTGTGCTCAGATTATAAGCTCGGAAACTTAAGACTTGGTGCTCAAAAAAGAACTGATGAATTTGTTTTTAGCTTGTCAATAAATAGGGGAAATCCGAAACTTTCGAAATATCTTACACAGAAAGTTCTCAATTTTCTTCAGAGTTTTGCCATGTTCTGCAAATGGGCAACTGATTTGAGAGAAAAATTAAAGCATCATCCACAAAAGGACCAAATATTGGAATTCGTTTGTTCAGATGACTTTTATTATTTTTTCAAAAAAGGATATGCTAATAAGATTATAGAATTGTTTTACGAAGATGTTTTAAATTTTGAGGTGACAAGATGA
- a CDS encoding nitrite/sulfite reductase domain-containing protein yields the protein MEKKYVNKGFIQQLDGSYAVVIHPVNGYLEPEQLETIWRLAKQYGGAKLTVTQAVMIFGIKPEDFDKIAEELEKVRLPLADIGPVVRNVKVCSCEHCKRVIRDVTPLAAQINQCLAGLATPKKFKIAVNGCPNSCVEAQLNDLGIIAVKDGYWIYLGGKGGRQPQLGTRLDVVIKEEHLIDTVKRIVNGYIKVAQNERLAEVINRMGFLPFLRIALAWNSEGIKTCIGARYCKNGVGDVHAMAERIVSSGNLQGNITISGCGNACAMDKEADYNVVVLKDRVWVYNKNGEMVVIDGDQLPEYLRKNGILK from the coding sequence ATGGAGAAAAAATACGTCAATAAAGGGTTTATACAGCAGTTAGATGGCAGTTACGCTGTTGTAATTCATCCTGTCAATGGGTATCTTGAACCAGAACAGTTAGAGACTATCTGGAGGCTGGCTAAGCAATATGGAGGTGCGAAGCTTACAGTTACTCAGGCTGTAATGATTTTTGGCATAAAGCCAGAGGATTTTGACAAAATAGCTGAAGAGTTAGAGAAAGTTCGCTTGCCTTTGGCTGATATTGGGCCAGTAGTGCGAAATGTTAAAGTATGTTCTTGTGAGCATTGCAAACGTGTAATTCGCGACGTTACACCTCTGGCGGCGCAAATCAATCAGTGCCTTGCAGGGCTTGCAACGCCGAAAAAATTTAAGATTGCTGTAAATGGTTGTCCTAATTCATGCGTTGAGGCACAACTAAATGATTTGGGCATCATTGCAGTCAAAGACGGCTATTGGATTTACCTTGGAGGCAAAGGAGGTCGTCAGCCACAATTAGGTACTCGCTTAGATGTGGTTATAAAAGAAGAACATCTAATCGACACTGTTAAAAGGATTGTTAATGGCTATATTAAGGTTGCACAAAACGAACGATTGGCTGAAGTTATTAACCGCATGGGGTTTTTACCATTCCTCAGAATAGCATTAGCATGGAATAGTGAAGGAATCAAGACATGCATAGGTGCGCGCTATTGCAAAAATGGCGTTGGTGATGTCCATGCTATGGCTGAGCGCATAGTATCCTCTGGCAATTTACAAGGAAATATAACTATCAGTGGTTGTGGTAATGCATGTGCTATGGATAAGGAAGCAGATTACAATGTTGTCGTTTTAAAAGATAGAGTATGGGTATATAATAAAAATGGCGAAATGGTTGTTATTGATGGGGACCAGTTACCAGAGTATCTTAGAAAAAATGGTATTTTAAAATAA
- a CDS encoding LysR family transcriptional regulator codes for MTLRDIEIFVTVCELKSMSAAAKKLYMSQPAVSQAISQIEGEFQIKLFDRIGKKLSLTYTGEILYSYGRRILNLVKEAENILYDVRNMRMGRLNVGASTTVGIYLLPKIIGDFREKYSVDVYFTIDNTAGIEKLILDNAIDLGIVEGPVHSRDIVVIPYIDDELYLVSSKNHRWAEKRSISPEEIENEDIIMREKGSGTREVFEQTMAKNNVRYRIKYVLNSTEAIKKAIEANIGVSVISKLAVEKEIRDGRLAKVNIENIRFERKFSIIYHKDKFKSNLFEEFIKHLYNYTANKQN; via the coding sequence ATGACCCTTAGAGATATAGAGATTTTTGTCACCGTTTGCGAGCTAAAAAGTATGTCTGCTGCCGCAAAAAAACTCTATATGTCACAACCTGCTGTAAGCCAGGCTATATCACAAATAGAAGGAGAATTTCAGATCAAACTCTTTGACAGAATAGGCAAAAAGCTTAGCCTCACATACACTGGTGAGATACTTTACAGCTACGGAAGGCGTATACTCAATCTTGTTAAAGAAGCAGAAAATATCCTTTATGATGTGAGAAACATGAGGATGGGAAGACTAAATGTAGGAGCAAGTACCACAGTAGGAATTTATCTGCTTCCGAAAATAATTGGTGATTTCAGAGAAAAATATAGCGTAGATGTTTATTTTACAATTGACAACACAGCAGGAATAGAAAAGCTAATACTTGACAATGCTATAGATCTTGGTATTGTGGAAGGACCAGTGCATTCAAGGGACATTGTTGTAATACCTTATATAGATGACGAATTGTATCTTGTATCCTCAAAAAACCACAGGTGGGCAGAGAAAAGAAGTATCTCCCCTGAAGAGATTGAAAATGAGGATATAATCATGCGAGAAAAGGGAAGCGGAACAAGGGAAGTCTTTGAACAAACAATGGCAAAAAATAATGTGAGATACAGAATAAAATATGTGCTTAACAGTACCGAAGCCATAAAAAAGGCCATCGAAGCTAATATAGGCGTTTCAGTCATTTCTAAGCTGGCTGTGGAAAAGGAAATAAGAGATGGCAGGCTTGCGAAAGTTAATATCGAAAATATTAGATTTGAAAGAAAATTTAGTATCATTTATCATAAAGACAAGTTCAAATCAAACTTATTTGAAGAGTTTATAAAACACCTTTATAATTACACCGCAAATAAACAAAATTGA
- the cobA gene encoding uroporphyrinogen-III C-methyltransferase, which yields MKVGKVYIVGAGPYMEDLITVKCLNAIKTADVIIYDRLINKNLLKLAKDDAIYIYCGKEPKKHVLSQDRIINLMIEYAKKGFNVVRLKGGDPYIFGRGAEEAEKLFENNIPFEIIPGVSSFYSALTFAGIPITYRKLAREFHVFTGHTCDDKELNWNIISKLDGTLIFLMSAENIESISQKLILHGKQPQTLAAAVINATTGRQKVISGYLEDFASGKSKNQIASPMVFVIGEVIKFRNKLSFYENLPLFGKRVCITRPKNVSRNIKSLLFSLGADVVDGCCSKLVLHREEIDKILNSLPEYNILVFTSVNGVDSFFDYLIEKNIDVRNIKGDFAAIGKKTALSLQKRGFRVKYIPDEHSSDGLIKIFENEVDKSKKILTVQSKNAGDYLKNSLESLGFEVDTIFAYSMEFTKNPNDAVYDSDIFVFTSSGMFRHFIECYGVEVLSNKIVISIGEHTQKTLESFGIKSIISNEATDEGIVNKILEVVKNGV from the coding sequence TTGAAAGTTGGAAAGGTATATATTGTTGGGGCTGGTCCATACATGGAGGACTTGATAACAGTAAAGTGTCTGAATGCTATAAAAACTGCTGATGTAATAATTTACGATAGGTTAATAAACAAAAATTTGTTGAAGCTTGCAAAAGATGATGCAATTTATATCTACTGTGGTAAAGAACCAAAAAAACATGTACTTTCTCAGGACAGAATTATAAACTTGATGATAGAGTATGCAAAAAAAGGTTTTAATGTTGTTCGGCTAAAAGGTGGAGACCCATATATATTTGGAAGGGGAGCAGAAGAGGCAGAAAAACTATTTGAAAATAACATACCTTTTGAGATTATTCCTGGTGTTAGTTCATTTTACTCTGCTTTAACCTTTGCGGGTATTCCTATCACGTATAGAAAGCTTGCACGTGAATTTCATGTGTTTACTGGGCACACGTGCGATGATAAAGAACTGAATTGGAACATAATTTCTAAACTTGATGGAACTTTAATATTTCTCATGTCTGCCGAAAATATTGAAAGTATCTCACAAAAACTGATTTTACACGGCAAACAGCCTCAAACTCTTGCTGCAGCAGTAATTAATGCAACAACTGGTCGGCAGAAAGTAATTAGCGGGTATTTAGAAGACTTTGCAAGTGGAAAGTCTAAAAATCAAATTGCATCGCCAATGGTATTTGTGATAGGTGAGGTTATAAAATTTAGAAATAAGCTTTCTTTTTATGAGAATTTGCCTTTATTTGGTAAAAGAGTTTGTATCACACGTCCCAAAAATGTCTCAAGGAATATAAAAAGTTTGCTATTCAGTCTTGGTGCGGACGTTGTTGATGGTTGCTGCTCAAAACTGGTTCTCCATAGGGAGGAGATTGATAAAATTTTAAACTCTTTGCCTGAATACAATATATTGGTATTTACGAGTGTAAATGGTGTTGATAGTTTTTTTGACTACTTGATTGAAAAAAATATAGATGTGAGAAATATTAAAGGTGACTTTGCTGCAATAGGTAAAAAAACTGCACTTTCACTCCAAAAGAGAGGATTTAGGGTAAAATATATTCCAGATGAACATTCATCAGATGGTTTGATCAAGATTTTCGAGAATGAAGTTGATAAAAGCAAAAAGATATTGACTGTGCAGTCAAAAAATGCAGGAGATTACCTCAAAAATTCCCTTGAAAGCTTGGGATTTGAGGTTGATACCATCTTTGCATATTCAATGGAATTTACTAAAAACCCAAATGATGCAGTTTACGATTCAGACATATTTGTATTCACAAGCTCAGGAATGTTTAGACACTTTATAGAATGCTATGGGGTTGAAGTGCTTTCTAATAAAATAGTTATTTCAATTGGTGAGCATACCCAAAAGACATTGGAAAGTTTCGGTATTAAAAGTATCATTAGTAATGAGGCAACCGATGAGGGAATAGTAAATAAGATTTTAGAGGTGGTCAAAAATG
- a CDS encoding DsrE family protein, with amino-acid sequence MNELKVLFHINESSRWQMVLINITNFLNDVGQNNANVEVVINGEAVSIFKNKCQQAESGSLCNVSTNLSLLEQMEKLSEVGVKFTACRNALKAQLIDEESIPDFVRVVPAGITEIVRKQAEGYAYIKP; translated from the coding sequence ATGAACGAATTAAAGGTGCTCTTCCATATCAACGAATCTAGTAGGTGGCAGATGGTGCTCATTAATATCACTAATTTTTTAAATGATGTTGGGCAAAACAATGCTAACGTTGAAGTAGTGATTAATGGCGAAGCAGTTTCTATTTTTAAAAATAAATGCCAGCAAGCTGAAAGTGGTAGTTTGTGCAATGTATCAACTAATTTGTCGCTTTTGGAACAGATGGAGAAATTATCAGAGGTAGGAGTGAAATTTACAGCATGCCGGAATGCTCTCAAAGCGCAGCTTATCGATGAAGAGAGCATTCCCGATTTTGTAAGGGTTGTGCCAGCTGGCATAACAGAAATTGTAAGAAAACAGGCAGAAGGGTATGCTTATATCAAGCCTTGA
- a CDS encoding DUF2250 domain-containing protein, translating into MPVKNDQDELLDLTILAYLKKLGPEYAKLLAIRLGLSLEETRKRLQSLEERGLIKRVERRIVKYYHRRRKSVKHRNHTYYELTREGELFLREAKKKIDINLDIEYPKR; encoded by the coding sequence ATGCCGGTCAAGAATGACCAAGATGAACTTCTTGATTTAACAATCCTTGCCTACCTCAAAAAGCTTGGACCGGAATACGCAAAACTTCTGGCGATACGTCTGGGTTTATCCTTGGAAGAAACCAGAAAGCGACTACAAAGTCTGGAGGAGAGAGGACTTATCAAGCGAGTGGAAAGAAGAATAGTTAAATATTACCATCGTCGACGAAAAAGTGTTAAGCATCGAAATCACACATATTATGAGCTTACCAGAGAAGGAGAACTTTTTTTAAGAGAGGCTAAGAAGAAAATTGATATTAATTTGGACATCGAGTATCCTAAAAGGTAA
- the hemC gene encoding hydroxymethylbilane synthase, producing the protein MKKLRIGARDSRLSRIQVDIVARKIKQTLGIECEFVPIKTKGDIDKTKSLKDFKSPGVFVKEIERALLTREIDLAVHSLKDLPCEIDSNFEIVAVVEREDPRDVLVSKDGVGFYQLKPNAKIGTSSLRREVHLKNLREDIQVVNIRGNIETRLSKIESEGLDGVIVAYAALKRLNLDSYVSYIFDINEITPCPGQGAICIECLKDSPYKSILSKINDVNAYIQTQFERLVLKFLGGGCHSSIGVFCKTDQDKIYAFASLLRGDKLVKASIEGDKADFLSLANKLSKMLES; encoded by the coding sequence ATGAAAAAGTTAAGAATTGGCGCAAGGGACAGCAGACTCAGCAGAATTCAAGTTGATATTGTGGCAAGAAAAATCAAGCAAACCTTAGGTATTGAATGTGAATTTGTTCCTATAAAAACAAAAGGAGATATTGACAAAACAAAAAGCCTAAAAGACTTTAAAAGTCCAGGTGTATTTGTAAAAGAGATTGAACGTGCACTTTTAACGAGGGAAATAGATTTAGCTGTGCACAGTCTAAAGGACTTGCCTTGTGAAATAGACAGTAATTTTGAGATTGTGGCAGTTGTTGAAAGAGAGGATCCCAGAGATGTGCTTGTATCAAAAGATGGTGTGGGATTCTACCAGCTAAAGCCAAACGCAAAAATTGGAACAAGTAGTTTAAGAAGAGAGGTACATTTAAAAAATTTAAGAGAAGATATACAAGTTGTTAATATAAGAGGCAATATAGAAACACGACTTTCAAAGATTGAGTCAGAAGGGCTTGATGGAGTTATAGTTGCCTATGCTGCACTAAAGCGGTTAAACTTAGATTCTTATGTAAGTTATATTTTTGATATAAATGAAATTACACCTTGCCCTGGTCAGGGGGCAATATGCATTGAGTGCCTTAAAGATAGTCCCTATAAAAGCATCTTAAGTAAAATAAACGATGTTAATGCATATATCCAAACCCAGTTTGAAAGGCTTGTTTTGAAGTTTTTGGGAGGAGGGTGTCATTCGTCGATTGGTGTTTTTTGTAAAACAGACCAGGACAAAATTTATGCATTTGCTTCCCTTTTAAGAGGTGATAAATTAGTAAAAGCAAGTATTGAGGGTGACAAAGCTGACTTTTTGTCTCTTGCAAATAAGCTAAGTAAGATGCTTGAAAGTTAG
- the asrB gene encoding anaerobic sulfite reductase subunit AsrB encodes MSENIMLPHPHKIIDIIPETEDVYTFRVETSAKVKHGQFFQVSIPKIGEAPISVSCMGENWVELTIRKVGKLTNEIFNLKPGDKIFMRGPYGNSFPIEEFKGKHLVVIAGGTGVAPVRSFLKYFYENPDEIKSLHFIAGFRDEKNILFREDLKKFKTKFNTIYTLDRDKIEGFEVGLVTEHIKKIPFNTFEDYNVVIVGPHVMMHFAALECLKNGVAEEKIWVSFERRMSCGVGKCGHCKINEVYVCLEGPVFNYTKAKNLLD; translated from the coding sequence ATGAGCGAAAATATAATGCTTCCCCATCCACATAAAATAATAGACATTATTCCCGAAACAGAAGACGTATATACCTTTAGAGTAGAAACCAGCGCAAAAGTTAAACATGGACAATTTTTTCAGGTATCTATACCTAAAATTGGAGAAGCTCCTATATCAGTAAGTTGTATGGGTGAAAATTGGGTGGAGCTTACTATAAGGAAAGTAGGTAAGCTTACCAATGAGATATTCAATTTAAAGCCAGGTGATAAGATATTTATGCGCGGACCTTACGGCAATTCATTTCCGATAGAGGAATTTAAGGGCAAACATTTGGTTGTAATTGCCGGTGGTACTGGAGTTGCTCCTGTGAGAAGTTTTTTAAAGTATTTTTACGAAAATCCAGATGAAATAAAATCACTGCACTTTATTGCTGGATTTAGGGATGAAAAGAATATTCTGTTTAGAGAGGATCTAAAAAAATTCAAAACAAAATTTAACACAATTTATACTCTTGATAGAGATAAAATAGAAGGTTTTGAAGTTGGCCTTGTTACCGAACACATTAAGAAAATACCATTCAATACATTTGAGGATTATAATGTAGTAATCGTAGGACCTCATGTTATGATGCACTTTGCTGCTTTAGAATGTTTAAAAAACGGAGTAGCTGAAGAAAAAATTTGGGTATCGTTTGAAAGAAGAATGTCCTGTGGTGTTGGCAAGTGCGGTCATTGTAAAATAAATGAAGTATATGTTTGTTTAGAAGGCCCTGTTTTTAATTATACCAAGGCGAAAAATTTACTGGACTGA
- the asrA gene encoding anaerobic sulfite reductase subunit AsrA, which produces MSYCVSTKRMNEILKALQKDYKIYAPVRFEKRGRYSDTDLIRYAEINSIEDVVYDEKSHFSPKEVIYPITQALFYFTEDEYRESKVDDKKILIFARSCDINGFRRLDTIFLKNGGTEDIYYKRLREKIKFILMECKEGWNSCFCVSMGSNKTDDYSLAVRFDGDNILVEVKDDEFVNLFSNEREIEFIPEFVTSNPTKVNIPEIDSQELLEKIYNLDMWENYNSRCISCGACSAVCITCSCFNTLDIIYSENGRVGERRRVQTSCMHEDFTTMAGGWSFRKTTGERMRFRTLHKIYDYKLRFKEEHMCVGCGRCEERCPKLISFSSTINRLYDEVEKLKKGEVSRTREQAQSTEEGK; this is translated from the coding sequence ATGAGTTACTGTGTAAGCACTAAAAGAATGAATGAAATTTTAAAAGCATTACAAAAAGACTACAAGATATATGCCCCTGTGCGTTTTGAAAAGCGAGGTCGTTATTCAGACACAGATTTAATTCGATATGCAGAAATTAACTCGATTGAAGATGTAGTCTATGACGAGAAATCACATTTTTCACCAAAAGAAGTAATCTATCCGATTACCCAAGCACTATTCTACTTTACCGAAGATGAATACAGAGAAAGCAAAGTGGATGACAAGAAGATTCTAATATTTGCCCGTTCCTGTGATATAAACGGTTTTAGGCGACTTGACACTATTTTTCTCAAAAACGGTGGTACAGAAGATATCTACTACAAGCGTTTACGAGAAAAAATAAAGTTTATTTTGATGGAATGCAAAGAAGGATGGAATAGTTGTTTCTGTGTCTCAATGGGTTCCAATAAAACAGACGACTACAGTTTAGCAGTTAGATTTGACGGGGATAACATACTGGTAGAAGTAAAAGACGATGAATTTGTCAATTTATTTTCCAATGAAAGAGAAATAGAATTTATCCCTGAATTTGTTACTTCTAACCCAACAAAAGTTAACATCCCTGAAATTGATAGCCAAGAGTTGTTAGAAAAAATTTACAACCTTGACATGTGGGAGAATTATAATTCAAGATGTATAAGCTGTGGAGCATGCAGCGCAGTGTGCATAACTTGCAGCTGTTTTAACACATTAGATATCATATACAGCGAAAATGGAAGGGTAGGAGAGAGAAGAAGGGTCCAAACAAGCTGTATGCACGAAGATTTCACAACAATGGCGGGGGGTTGGAGCTTTAGAAAAACTACTGGAGAGCGGATGAGGTTTAGAACTCTGCACAAGATCTACGACTATAAACTTCGCTTTAAAGAGGAGCATATGTGTGTTGGCTGTGGACGTTGTGAGGAAAGATGTCCTAAACTAATATCTTTTTCTTCTACTATTAATCGTTTATATGATGAGGTGGAAAAACTTAAAAAAGGAGAAGTAAGCCGGACAAGAGAACAAGCACAATCAACTGAGGAGGGAAAATAA
- the hemA gene encoding glutamyl-tRNA reductase, with protein sequence MLWIIGINHKVEVDTRQKFSLTKTKLQEKLISLKKLANEVIILSTCNRTEIYFFSEEYVDIEKIFTELDWDKRYMHLFYIYKDKDCIKHLFEVVCGFDSLLIGEEQIVAQVKEAKEIAKQVGGKNPVLERLFEVALKCSKEFRTKSRLNEHPITIASVVGKVLKESNIRKIAIIGLGNIGFSFCNYFKNSDVDKVFLIGRKNERIDQFVKLYPEKFEYSDKKDAISEAQCLICSTSAPHAVVHKDDIPEGKNLLIFDLAVPRDVDVEVYKLPNVKVIDIDQVHKIDTINREFRISKMQENYHIIEKYVDEFIDWLEFRKYKGLIMDMKKHAEELGRMQVKYLKNVDSEEIEKIESVLIRMANLYIDRAIEVLREAHKEGSGEICSNLIKRIFLK encoded by the coding sequence GTGCTATGGATCATTGGAATCAATCACAAAGTAGAAGTTGATACCAGACAAAAATTTTCTCTGACAAAGACCAAGTTACAAGAAAAGTTGATTAGTTTAAAAAAATTAGCAAATGAAGTCATAATTCTCAGTACCTGCAACAGAACAGAAATCTACTTCTTTTCAGAAGAGTATGTGGACATAGAAAAAATATTCACTGAACTTGACTGGGATAAGAGATATATGCATTTATTTTATATTTACAAAGACAAAGATTGTATAAAACACCTATTTGAAGTTGTATGCGGCTTTGATTCACTTTTAATTGGCGAAGAACAAATTGTTGCTCAGGTAAAAGAAGCAAAAGAGATTGCGAAGCAGGTGGGCGGTAAAAATCCAGTCCTTGAAAGGCTTTTTGAGGTTGCCTTAAAATGTTCAAAGGAATTTCGAACAAAGTCAAGGTTAAACGAGCATCCCATCACCATCGCATCAGTTGTTGGAAAGGTTTTGAAAGAATCAAATATCAGAAAAATTGCTATAATTGGACTTGGAAATATTGGATTTTCATTTTGCAACTACTTTAAAAACTCAGATGTGGACAAAGTATTTTTAATTGGGCGCAAAAACGAGAGAATTGACCAATTTGTCAAGCTATATCCTGAAAAATTTGAGTATAGCGACAAAAAAGATGCAATCTCAGAAGCACAATGCCTGATATGCTCAACATCTGCGCCACATGCAGTTGTCCACAAAGATGATATACCAGAGGGAAAAAATCTGCTCATATTTGACCTTGCTGTACCAAGAGATGTGGATGTTGAGGTGTATAAACTTCCGAACGTTAAAGTGATTGATATAGACCAAGTTCATAAGATAGATACCATTAACAGGGAATTTAGGATTTCCAAGATGCAAGAGAATTACCATATAATTGAGAAATATGTTGATGAGTTTATTGATTGGCTTGAGTTTAGGAAATATAAAGGCTTAATTATGGATATGAAAAAGCACGCAGAGGAATTGGGCAGAATGCAGGTGAAGTATCTAAAGAATGTTGATAGCGAAGAAATAGAAAAAATTGAAAGCGTCTTGATAAGGATGGCAAATCTATATATTGATAGGGCAATTGAGGTTTTAAGAGAGGCACACAAAGAGGGAAGTGGTGAAATTTGCTCAAACCTGATAAAGAGGATATTCTTGAAATAG